From the genome of Gryllotalpicola protaetiae:
CTCGCCGTCGCACGCGCCGACGAGCCCTGACAGCGCGGGGTCGACCTGCAGCGCACGGCCGAATCCCGCGCCCTGATGCAGCGTGATCACGATCGGAGCTTCGTCACCCGGCCACGAGTGTCGTTCTTCCGTCACGTCGCCGGCGGCTTTCAGCCGCAGCTCGGCGAGCGCGGCATCCGTCAGCCTGCTCATCGCATCGTGAGCCGTGAGCGCCTGCGCGACGTGCTCGCCGATGCCCGCCGGGTTGGTGCCGCTCGTCTCGACCTGCTCGAAGCGGGCCAGAGTCGGGGCCGCGCCCGCCGCGGGCGCACGGAGCGTGAGATAGCCGAATCCGACGTACTCGACGCCGCGCGCCGTGAAGTCGTCGAGCCACTCGGCGTACCACCGGTCGTACTCGGGGTCGCCCGCTCGCGTTCCGCCGTCGCGAATCCAGGTCTCGGCATAGCGCGGCGCGTCCTGCAGCTCGCGTTCGACGACCCAGGCGTCGAGCCCTGCCGCCCACCCGCGGACGCGATCGAGACCGTCGGCGCCCTCGTGGTACTCCCAGTTGCCGAGCAGCTGCGCGACGCCGCCCGGCACGAGGTGGTCGCGCACGCCGGCGATCACACGCTGCACGAGCTCGTCGCCCCGGAAGCCGCCGTCGCGGTACTCGTACTCCGGCACGTCGGCGATGCGCGGGGTGATCACGAACGGCGGGTTGCTGACGATCTGGTCGAAGAGCTCGCCGGCGACCGGCTCGAACAGGCTGCCGAGGCGGAACTCGATGTGCTCGATGCCGTTGAGCCGGGCGTTGAACGCCGCATACTCCAGGGCGCGCGCGGAGATGTCGGTCGCGATGACGTGCCGGGCATGCCGCGCGGCATGCAGTGCCTGGATGCCGCAGCCGGCTCCGAGGTCGAGCACCCGGTCGACGCTGCGGCCGATGATCAGGCTCGACAGCGTGGTGGACGCCCCGCCGACCCCGAGCACGTGATCGGCGCCCAGCGCGTGACCGAGCGCGAGCTCACCGAGATCGCTGGCGATCCACCATTCGGCCGCACCGCGGGCGTCGGCGAACGCATACGGCCGCAGATCGACGAGGGGCGTGATGACGTCGGATGCCGGATGGGAGTCGTCGAGCTCGACGAGGCCGAGTGCTGCCGCGCCGTCTGCGGCCAGCTCGGGGAGCGCCGCATCGAGCTCGGTGCCGGTCGTGGGCAAGCCGAGCACGAACAGCCAGGCGAGAGTGCCGGCCGGCGGGAGCTCGCCCGTCTCGCGCTGCGCCGCGAGCTCCCGCTGCGCCGGCACGCGGCGCGATCGGGTGAGCGCTCCCCCGGCGGATTCCGACCACAGGCCGCGCACGGTGTCGACCGTGAAGTCGGCTGCGGCGAGGTCTGCCCTCAGGGCGGCGATGAGGTCGGCATCGAGCGTCGGCACGCCTTCGAGTCTTCCACGTCGCCGCCCCGCTCACCCCTCCAGAGCGACGGTCGGCAGCACGTAGGCGCGGCCATGGCGGGCGAGCGGATGCTTCGACGCATAGTCGACCGCCTCGTCGATGTTGCGCGCGAGCACCACGTCGAAGCCGTAGAACCATTCCTTGAACTCGGGGAACGGGCCGTCGGTGACGACCACCTCGGCGCCGCGGCGGACGACCGAGCGCGCCTCGGTCGCACCGGCGACGGGGTCGCCCAGCTGCCACGCACCCGTGGCGTCACCCTCGGCGAGCCATTCATGGATGCCGGGGTCGCCCGGCTGCTCGGGTTCGCCGCCGGCGTCGCTCGTCCACAGGAAGAGAAACGGCCTCCGCTCGTCCCGCTCGCTCATGCGGTCACCCCCGCGGCTGCCGCCCGGGCCTGGATCGTCTGATCGAGCAGCGCGCCCGACTGCACGGCGCCCATCAGGGGCAGCACGAGCACTCGGCCGAAGCGGGCGCAGGGATGCCGTGAGCCGATCTCGACGGCCTCGTCGAGGCTCGCCGCGCTGATCAGATCGAAGCCGGAGAACCACTCCTTGAACTCGGCTGCCGGCGCGTCGGTGACGAAGACCTCGCCCTGGCGCTTGGTGACGAGGCGGGCATCCTCGCGCGGCGTGAGCCGCTCGCCGAAGATGCGGTGCGACTCGACCGCTGTGAGCCATTCGAAGATGTCGTCGGCCTCCTGGCTGTACGGCTCGGCGTCCGGGGCGTCGGTGAACAGCAGCAGGTACTGCTGGGTGGTGTCGCTCATTTCTCTTCCTCTCCTTCGGGGTCGGCCAGGGCGGGCACGACGAGCACGCGCCCGATTCGAGCAGTCGGATGCTGGGCCGGTCCTTTCAGTCGATCCGATTGCGCTTCGAGCCATCGCCGCTCTGCGGCATTGGACGCTTTCATGCCCGCTTCGGCATATGTCTTCTCGGCCTCATCGAAGGCTCCGGCGCGCTCGAGCAGGCCGGCCCTGACCGACAGCAGGCGGTGCCCGCGTGCCAGCCGCTCGTCACCGTCGAGGAGCGCCAGCTCGGCGAGGCCCGCGAGCGGCCCGTGCGCCATGCCGACCGCGACCGCTCGCCCGAGCGCTGCGGCCGGACCCGGCTGCAGCGTGACGAGCACGTCGTACAGG
Proteins encoded in this window:
- a CDS encoding DUF7059 domain-containing protein, with translation MPTLDADLIAALRADLAAADFTVDTVRGLWSESAGGALTRSRRVPAQRELAAQRETGELPPAGTLAWLFVLGLPTTGTELDAALPELAADGAAALGLVELDDSHPASDVITPLVDLRPYAFADARGAAEWWIASDLGELALGHALGADHVLGVGGASTTLSSLIIGRSVDRVLDLGAGCGIQALHAARHARHVIATDISARALEYAAFNARLNGIEHIEFRLGSLFEPVAGELFDQIVSNPPFVITPRIADVPEYEYRDGGFRGDELVQRVIAGVRDHLVPGGVAQLLGNWEYHEGADGLDRVRGWAAGLDAWVVERELQDAPRYAETWIRDGGTRAGDPEYDRWYAEWLDDFTARGVEYVGFGYLTLRAPAAGAAPTLARFEQVETSGTNPAGIGEHVAQALTAHDAMSRLTDAALAELRLKAAGDVTEERHSWPGDEAPIVITLHQGAGFGRALQVDPALSGLVGACDGELTVGQIADAIAALFEVDECELRADLLPRVRELLFTGFLELA
- a CDS encoding YciI family protein codes for the protein MSERDERRPFLFLWTSDAGGEPEQPGDPGIHEWLAEGDATGAWQLGDPVAGATEARSVVRRGAEVVVTDGPFPEFKEWFYGFDVVLARNIDEAVDYASKHPLARHGRAYVLPTVALEG
- a CDS encoding YciI family protein → MSDTTQQYLLLFTDAPDAEPYSQEADDIFEWLTAVESHRIFGERLTPREDARLVTKRQGEVFVTDAPAAEFKEWFSGFDLISAASLDEAVEIGSRHPCARFGRVLVLPLMGAVQSGALLDQTIQARAAAAGVTA